From Streptomyces sp. SAI-135:
CAGGCCTGGTACGGGGTGCGGGTGTTCACGGACACGGCGGCCGACGACACCGGGGCGCCGGCCGATGTGGAGGCCCTGCTGGCCTGCGAGGAGCGGGCCGGGCGGACCGATCCGTACCGCGGGGTCGCCGCGCTGCTGCACCTGTGCGGGGTGCGGGGCTGAGCCCGTTCGGGCGAACAGCGCAGGCCCGCAGGTTCGCCCCGCCGTGAGACTCGGGGCATGACTGCTTCGTGTACCCGTGCTCTGTGGCTGCCGTCGGCGGCGCTCGTGTGTTCCCTGGCGCTCCTGTCCGGGTGCTCCGGCTCCGGTTCCTCGGGGTCCGGTTCCTCCGGGCGCGGGAAGGCGTCGACCGCACAGGCCGCGCAGGCGGTCGCGCCCGCCGCCGACGGCGGCGACCTGCAGAGCGACTACCAGAAGGTGATCAAGGACGTTCTGCCGTCCGTCGTGCAGATCCAGGCCGGCGGCGATCTGGGGTCCGGGGTGGTGTACGACGGCAAGGGGCACATCGTCACCAACGCGCACGTCGTCGGGGACGCGAAGACCCTCGAGGTGACGACGGCCAACAGCGAGAGCCCGCTGACCGCGAGGCTCGTGTACTCCTACCCCGAGCAGGATCTCGCCGTCGTCAAGCTGGACAAAGTGCCGGACGGGCTGCGGGCGGCGGCCTTCGGGGACTCCGCCAAGGTGCGGGTCGGGCAGATCGTGCTGGCCATGGGATCGCCGCTCGGGCTGTCGTCCAGCGTGACGCAGGGAATCGTCTCGGCGACCGGACGGACCGTCAGCGAGGGAGGCGGCGACGGCGAGGCCGGAGTGACCATCCCGAACATGGTGCAGACCTCCGCGGCCATCAACCCGGGCAACAGCGGTGGCGCCCTCGTCGACCTGGACAGCCGCGTCATCGGCATCCCGACGCTCGCCGCGATCGACCCCAGCCTCGGGAACAGCGCGGCGCCCGGGATCGGGTTCGCGATCCCCGCGTCGATGGTGCGGACGGTCGCCGACCAGATCATCAAGGACGGCAAGGTCACCGACTCGGGCCGGGCCGCGCTCGGCATCACGGGCCGGACGGTCGTCGACGACAGCATGCAGCCCGCCGGGGTGGCGGTCGTCGAGGTCAGGAGCGGCGGCGCCGCGGACAAGGCCGGCATCGAACCCGGTGACGTCATCACACAGTTGGGTGACACCTCGATCACCACGATCACGTCGCTCTCCGAGGCGCTGGCCGCCGACAAGCCGGGTCAGAAGACCTCCGTGACCATCACCCGGGACGGCAGCGCGAAGACGGTGGACGTGACGCTGGGCGAGCAGTAGGGGGACGGGCGAGGGCTCCGTCGCGGCCCTCGCCCCGCCCGGTCAGGCTTCCTCTGCCGCCTTCAGGCTCATCGGACCGTAGATCTCGGTGGCGTCCTCGAACAGGCGCACCTGTTCCGCGCCGCCGGCGAGCAGGGGCTTCCAGTACTCACCGAGCCAGGACTCGGCGTCGCCCTGGGTGGTGAACTCCTCCGGCTCTACGGCTGGCTCGGTCTCCGCGCCGTCGGCCTTCTCGAATCGCCAGGTCCATGTCGCCATGTGAGCCTCCCGTGTGTGATCCGTTACGAAGAGCACCCTAAGCGGTAGTTCGCGGACCGCGGGCCGGCGGGGGTTGCCCGCGCGGTACCCCGCGCCCCGTGAATGCGCCTCTGCGCGCGCTGGATCGACAACGACCGGCGAGAATCGGTCTCGTGGAACTGACATTGCTCGGCACCGGCGCCCCCGCCGGTCTCCCCCGGCCCTTCTGCCCCTGTGCCGCCTGCGCCACCGCGCTCGGCGCCGACGCGCGGGCCGCGACCGCCGTGCTCGTCGACGAGACCCTGCTCCTCGACCTGACCCCCGGGGCCGCCTTCGCCGCCGCCCGGGCCGGGCACTCGCTCGGCGGCGTACGGCAGGTGCTGCTGTCGCACCCCCATGACGGGCCCCCCGTCGAGGTGCCCGCCGGGCTCCCGCAGCCGGGGCGGGTGCCGGACGGGCGGGAGTTGACGTTGCTGACGGGGCATCGGGTGCGGGCCGTGGCGATGGACGCGCCGGGAACCGGGTACGCCGTCACCGGGCCCGAGGGGCAGCGGGTGCTGTATCTGCCGCCCGGGGGCGCGCCCGCCGGGCTGGAGAGGGGGGCCGGGGCCGTGGAGCCGTACGACATGGTGCTGGCCGATGTCGTGCGGCGGCCGGACGCGATCGCCCGGCTGCGGGCCGTGGGGGCGGTGCAGCCCACGACCGACGTCGTCGCCGTGCACCTGGACCACGACGTGCCGCCCGGCGCCGAGGTGCGGCGCAGGCTGGCCGCCGCCGGGGCACGGGCGGTGCCCGACGGGACGACGCTGGCCGTCGGGGCCTATGAGGACGTGCCGGACGTGCCGCGGCGGACGCTGGTGCTGGGCGGGGCGCGGTCCGGGAAGTCGGTGGAGGCCGAGCGGCGCCTGGAGGCGTTCCCCGACGTGCTGTACGTGGCCACCGGAGGGTCGCGCAACGGGGACACCGAGTGGGCCTCCCGGGTGGCTGCCCACCGGGAGCGGCGGCCGGGGTCGTGGCGTACGGCGGAGACCTGTGACCTGGTGCCGCTGCTGAAGGACGACGGGGCACCGCTGCTGATCGACTGTCTGTCGCTGTGGCTGACGGACGCGATGGACGCCGTGGGGGCGTGGGACGACGCGGAGTGGGCCGACGGCGGGGAGCGCGAACTGCGGTCGCGGGTGCGGGAGTTGGCGGAGGCGGTGCGGGAGACCCGGCGGACCGTGGTGGCGGTGTCGAACGAGGTGGGGTCGGGCATCGTGCCGGCCACCGCGTCCGGGCGCCGGTACCGGGACGAGCTGGGGCGGCTGAACGC
This genomic window contains:
- a CDS encoding trypsin-like peptidase domain-containing protein, yielding MTASCTRALWLPSAALVCSLALLSGCSGSGSSGSGSSGRGKASTAQAAQAVAPAADGGDLQSDYQKVIKDVLPSVVQIQAGGDLGSGVVYDGKGHIVTNAHVVGDAKTLEVTTANSESPLTARLVYSYPEQDLAVVKLDKVPDGLRAAAFGDSAKVRVGQIVLAMGSPLGLSSSVTQGIVSATGRTVSEGGGDGEAGVTIPNMVQTSAAINPGNSGGALVDLDSRVIGIPTLAAIDPSLGNSAAPGIGFAIPASMVRTVADQIIKDGKVTDSGRAALGITGRTVVDDSMQPAGVAVVEVRSGGAADKAGIEPGDVITQLGDTSITTITSLSEALAADKPGQKTSVTITRDGSAKTVDVTLGEQ
- a CDS encoding bifunctional adenosylcobinamide kinase/adenosylcobinamide-phosphate guanylyltransferase — protein: MELTLLGTGAPAGLPRPFCPCAACATALGADARAATAVLVDETLLLDLTPGAAFAAARAGHSLGGVRQVLLSHPHDGPPVEVPAGLPQPGRVPDGRELTLLTGHRVRAVAMDAPGTGYAVTGPEGQRVLYLPPGGAPAGLERGAGAVEPYDMVLADVVRRPDAIARLRAVGAVQPTTDVVAVHLDHDVPPGAEVRRRLAAAGARAVPDGTTLAVGAYEDVPDVPRRTLVLGGARSGKSVEAERRLEAFPDVLYVATGGSRNGDTEWASRVAAHRERRPGSWRTAETCDLVPLLKDDGAPLLIDCLSLWLTDAMDAVGAWDDAEWADGGERELRSRVRELAEAVRETRRTVVAVSNEVGSGIVPATASGRRYRDELGRLNAAFAGECEQVVLVVAGQAMVLRG